From the Paludisphaera rhizosphaerae genome, the window TTCACAACCTTCTGAAGGGCATTGAGAGCATTCCCTCCCGTAAAACCAAGCACCCACGCACTCGCATAAGTGCTTACGCAGACTTCATGGGCCTCCTCTTTGGGGACGAACTCGCTTAGCGAGCGGATCATCGCATCAATCTGAGGATCGGCCTCTGTCCGAACGTCCGACATCGTGGGGTCCCTCCTAACCATCGTTGGTTGCCGGCCGTCGATGTGAAAACCGCCCGGGAGAGGGACCTGACAGTCTTCCTATAGAAAAGGGCCCGAATGTTCAAATTCTGCGACGCCAGCCGAAGATCTGTTGTAATCGAACCTCAGAGTACGATTTCTTCGAAAACCCCCCTCGTTAATTGCAGAATTCGCGGATTCGGGCCCCATTGATAGTGGCAAGGACGACCAAGGAATTCAGTCGAGAGACAGTCCAACATCACCAGACGCGAGAAGCGTCGCCCCTATCGAAGGAGACGAGACCATGAGAATCGCATTCGTGGGTCTGAGCGTATTCGGTTTGATCGGGGAGTACCTCGCGGCATGGACGTACCGACCTTACACGACATTCGCAACGCCGCGCTCGAACGGTTTAATCCCCATTCGGAAGCGACTCTTCGCGAACTCAGACGCTGTGAACTTCGATGGAATCCACGCGATCTTCGACGGCGGGCGCCCGAGCCGGCTCAATCGACTTGCGACGTTCCTTCACGCCTGAGGGGCGGGGTTTTCCACGTCACGAGCCGTTGGTTATTGGAGGATGATTGGAATGCCCGCTTCTGCCGAACCCCGTCAGTCGGACTCGGTTAAGCACACGTCCACCCCTTTCGAGACTCTTGAATACCTCGTCTTCAAGGAGAGCGTTGAGGCGTCGGACGCCCTTGCGTCGCTGGGTTTCTGCAACCCCGCGATCGATCGCATCCGGAAAATCGACGCAGAAAACATCCGAGAAGACGACGTCGAGTGGTTTCACGTTCACGTCGAAGGGGGCTGCCCGGCGTGCGCCGAGGCGCTGCGTCGCATGGAAGAGACGCTCGCGGCCGACCAAGGATCAGGCCCGAAGAGCGGTCAGGATGTTGCAAATTCTCAAGCCGGCGCCCCCGCCGACTGCAACACCGTCAAGGCCCAGATGTCGAAGTACCTCGACGACTCCCTGGAGATCCAGGACCGAGACAATTTCAATGAACACGTGCGTGAATGTCGTTCCTGTTTCGACCTGGTCGAGAAGCTGGAATGGACGCTCTATCTGGCCGCGGCCGCTTTTGAGGGCCGCCCGGACGCGCCTCGCGAGGAAGAGTCGCCCGAGGCAGACCCTGGACCATGCGACGGCCCCGGCGATCTGACAAGTGATGCGGCACGGAGAGCCGCCAGGACCGGCGCTGCCGGTCGTGTATAAACCCCTCTCGGTTTCCCGTAAGGATCTCAGCGGACTTCGGCGCACGTCGAAGACGGCTCGTTTTGTCTTCACACCGATAGTACGAGACGAGGTTTCGACATGCCGACGATCGCGGCCGTCATCGACCGGATGTTTCCCGAGGGGACCAACCCGAGCGGTGGCGGCCCAGTCGACAGAACCCAGGCTCCGCAATGGCCTCCCGACGCGTTCGCCGTCGCGGCGACCCTCGTCGGGCGATCCGGCTGCTACAGCCGTCCTGAATCCACAGGCCTTCAAAATCAGACGTTCGACGAGCAGTTCGTCGACCGCGCCGAACGCCTCGGCCGCCTGTGGGCGGGGGAACTCGACGTCCAAAGCGAAGGGTCGCGAGGACCCGTCTCGCCGAGGGAGGCTCCTGAACTGTTCCACGAGTTGGAGGCGTTGTGGAGCGTTCTGACGAACCACCGTGAGCTACGGATCTCGGATTCGAAAGCCGAAGTCTGCTGGCGAGCGGCCCTGCAACTGATGGCCATCGCCGACGAGGCTTGCCGGGGAGTCGGCTTCGCGTCGATTGCCCGAAAGCCCAAAGACGCCCCCTCCCCCAAAACCACCCGTCTGATGGCGCTCGTCCACGCAGTGAATCTTGAGCGCGAGGCGAACATCACGTACGGCCCTTCCGATCAGAAGTTCTCCCTTCCCTACCTGCCGAACAGCCTCTGCAGGATGGTCCCGCCCGACGAGGCCTGCGTCCATCCGAAGACCCGCGCGCCGCGAGCGGGAATCACGCTGCGGTCGTTCTCGCACTACCTGGCGCTGGTGCCGCCGATCGGCGAGGTCGAATCCTCCTGGCGGAATGTCAACGAGGGAATCGCCGCGGAGTCTCCCGCCGAACCGTGGCTCAACGTGCTGGTCGTCCCCTTTCCCTACCATGTCCCGAAAGGCTGCTTCCGCGTCGGTCGCCGAACAAGCTGCGACGCCGTCGCCGAACTGCAGGCGGCGCGCGACTTCCATTCGTTCTTCTTTGACGCCGAGGCAAAGTGGCTGAAGGACCAGGAACGGGCGCTCGACCCCAAGGCCCTCGGCCATTTTCTGGTGGACCTCGTCAAGGAGGCGAATGCGGCCCCCCAAGGCGGTCGGGTCGACGTCATGGTCTTGCCTGAGCTGGCGCTGGAGGCCAACATCGCGGAGAAGGTCGCCGAGATTCTGGCTGAACGAACTTCGCTCAACATGTTCGTCAGCGGCGTCTACGAACAACCGGCCGACGCCGACCCGATCAACGCCGTGGATTCCTACCTGCTCTTCAACGGCGAGGTCGTCGACAAGAACCGTCAGACCAAGCATCACCGCTGGAAGCTCGATCCCCGACAGTGCCAGGACTACGAGCTCGGCCCAGACTTCGACGCGTTGCAGTCGACCGTCGCGGCGGCGCCGGCGGGCCAGGACGACGAGCCTGACCCAGACTTCGATGCACGAGATGAACAGACGGCGTTCTGGGAGCACATCGACATCACCCGTCGCACCGCCTCGTTCTGGGTCTTTCGTCCCGGCGTCAGCGTGACGACCCTGATCTGCGAGGACCTGGCCCGTGTCGACCCCGTCCACACCTACATCAGGACCATCGGCCCGACTCTCGTCATCGCCCTGCTTATGGACGCGGCCCAGAAGCGAACCCGATGGCCGGGGCGGTATGCGACGAACCTTCGGGACGACCCGGGATCGTCCGTGCTCACGGTCAGCTCGCTGGGGATGATCCGTCTCGTCCGCAAGTATTACGACGCCGAG encodes:
- a CDS encoding anti-sigma factor family protein gives rise to the protein MPASAEPRQSDSVKHTSTPFETLEYLVFKESVEASDALASLGFCNPAIDRIRKIDAENIREDDVEWFHVHVEGGCPACAEALRRMEETLAADQGSGPKSGQDVANSQAGAPADCNTVKAQMSKYLDDSLEIQDRDNFNEHVRECRSCFDLVEKLEWTLYLAAAAFEGRPDAPREEESPEADPGPCDGPGDLTSDAARRAARTGAAGRV